The Euphorbia lathyris chromosome 2, ddEupLath1.1, whole genome shotgun sequence genome includes a window with the following:
- the LOC136219968 gene encoding translationally-controlled tumor protein homolog — translation MLVYQDLLTGDELLSDSFPYKEIENGMLWEVDGKWVVQGAVDVNIGANPSAEGGEDEGVDDQAVKVVDIVDTFRLQEQPTFDKKQFVTYMKRFIKLLAPKLDEEKQESFKKNIEGATKFLLSKLSDLQFFVGESMHDDGCLVFAYYKDGAADPTFLYFAYALKEIKC, via the exons ATGTTGGTCTATCAGGATTTGCTTACcg GTGATGAGCTTCTCTCGGACTCCTTCCCATACAAGGAAATTGAGAATGGCATGTTGTGGGAAGTCGACGGAAAG TGGGTTGTTCAAGGAGCCGTTGATGTAAACATTGGTGCAAATCCTTCTGCCGAAGGTGGAGAGGATGAGGGTGTTGATGACCAAGCCGTTAAAGTGGTTGACATTGTTGACACATTTAGGCTCCAG GAGCAACCTACTTTTGACAAGAAACAGTTTGTGACATACATGAAGAGGTTCATCAAGTTGCTGGCACCTAAGCTGGATGAAGAGAAGCAGGAGAGTTTCAAGAAGAACATTGAGGGAGCAACCAAATTTCTCCTCTCAAAGCTCAGTGACCTCCAATT TTTTGTTGGTGAGAGCATGCATGATGATGGATGTTTGGTGTTCGCTTACTACAAGGATGGTGCCGCCGACCCGACATTTTTATACTTCGCTTATGCTTTGAAGGAGATCAAGTGTTAA